One region of Pseudomonas sp. B21-040 genomic DNA includes:
- a CDS encoding Dyp-type peroxidase has protein sequence MSYYQPGILATPVPPQARHMFFALECAEALPVALDNLMQLVDGKSAVVGFGESLVKALHAQVDGLRAFPALTGVGVDNPSTQHALWCWLHGVDRGELLNRSQAIEAALAPALRLVQMNETFRHMSGHDLTGYEDGTENPHDEAAVAAALLGEGAEGLVGGSFAAIQQWQHDLKGFHAMPSHEKDNIMGRRLSDNEELDDAPVSAHVKRTAQESFAPEAFVVRRSMPWIEGDRAGLMFLAFGFSLDAFEAQLRRMSGLEDGITDGLYRISRPITGGYYWCPPLKDGRLDLRALRIG, from the coding sequence ATGAGTTATTACCAGCCGGGCATTCTCGCCACCCCCGTTCCGCCTCAAGCCCGCCATATGTTCTTCGCCCTCGAATGCGCCGAAGCATTGCCAGTCGCGCTCGACAACTTGATGCAACTGGTGGACGGGAAATCGGCTGTCGTCGGTTTCGGCGAATCGCTGGTCAAGGCGTTGCACGCGCAGGTTGACGGCCTGCGAGCCTTTCCGGCGTTGACCGGTGTTGGCGTCGATAACCCGTCGACGCAACACGCATTGTGGTGCTGGCTGCACGGCGTCGACCGTGGCGAATTGCTCAATCGCAGCCAGGCCATCGAAGCCGCTCTGGCGCCGGCCTTGCGCCTGGTGCAGATGAACGAAACCTTTCGCCACATGAGCGGCCACGACCTGACCGGTTACGAAGACGGCACCGAAAACCCGCACGATGAAGCCGCCGTCGCCGCCGCCCTGTTGGGCGAGGGCGCTGAGGGCCTGGTCGGTGGCAGCTTTGCCGCGATCCAGCAGTGGCAGCATGACCTCAAGGGCTTCCACGCGATGCCGTCCCATGAGAAAGACAACATCATGGGCCGTCGTTTGAGCGACAACGAAGAACTCGACGACGCGCCGGTCTCGGCCCACGTCAAGCGCACCGCCCAGGAAAGCTTCGCGCCCGAGGCGTTTGTGGTCCGTCGTTCAATGCCATGGATCGAAGGTGATCGCGCAGGCCTGATGTTCCTCGCGTTTGGCTTTTCCCTCGACGCCTTTGAAGCGCAACTGCGGCGCATGAGCGGTCTGGAAGACGGCATCACCGACGGCTTGTACCGCATCAGTCGCCCGATCACGGGCGGCTACTACTGGTGCCCGCCGCTCAAGGACGGTCGCCTGGACCTGCGCGCCTTGCGCATCGGCTAA
- a CDS encoding Gfo/Idh/MocA family protein, with translation MDVVRWGMIGCGSVAERKSGPAFYKAPGSALMAVMGRRLDAVTDYATRHGIARVYTDAQALIDDPEVDAVYIATPPDSHHAYSLLVAAAGKHCCVEKPMSLNAGQSREMQKVFADAGLHLFVSYYRRSLPRFQQVRQWLDAGRIGEVRHLTWTLTKAASPVDLAGTDNWRTDPRVAGGGYFADLASHGFDLFQYLLGDITDVAGFTARQAGLYAAEDAVSASWRFASGATGMGCWNFVADRREDRVELIGSRGRIRFSVFDEHPVQLDADEQLSLSIDHHEHIQWHHVLGMNAHIRGDTQHPAVAGEALKTDWVMDQILKRT, from the coding sequence ATGGACGTGGTGCGTTGGGGCATGATCGGTTGCGGCAGTGTCGCCGAGCGCAAGAGCGGGCCAGCCTTTTACAAGGCCCCCGGTTCAGCGCTGATGGCGGTGATGGGGCGGCGCCTGGACGCGGTGACGGATTACGCCACGCGCCATGGCATCGCCCGGGTGTACACCGACGCGCAAGCACTGATCGACGATCCCGAGGTGGACGCGGTGTACATCGCCACGCCGCCCGACAGTCATCACGCCTACAGCCTGTTGGTGGCCGCTGCCGGCAAACATTGCTGCGTCGAAAAACCGATGTCGCTGAATGCCGGGCAAAGTCGCGAGATGCAAAAGGTCTTTGCCGACGCCGGATTGCACCTGTTCGTTTCCTACTACCGACGCTCGTTGCCGCGCTTTCAGCAAGTGCGGCAGTGGCTGGATGCGGGGCGAATCGGTGAGGTCCGGCACCTGACCTGGACACTCACCAAAGCAGCGTCGCCGGTTGATTTGGCCGGCACGGACAACTGGCGCACGGACCCGCGTGTTGCCGGTGGCGGCTACTTCGCCGACCTCGCCAGCCACGGGTTTGACCTGTTTCAGTACCTGCTCGGTGACATCACCGACGTTGCCGGTTTCACCGCGCGACAGGCCGGGTTGTATGCCGCCGAAGATGCGGTCAGCGCCAGTTGGCGGTTTGCCTCGGGGGCGACGGGCATGGGTTGCTGGAACTTCGTGGCGGATCGGCGCGAGGATCGCGTCGAGCTGATCGGCAGCCGGGGGCGGATCCGTTTCTCGGTGTTCGATGAGCACCCGGTGCAACTTGATGCGGATGAGCAACTCAGCCTGAGCATCGACCATCACGAACACATCCAGTGGCACCACGTGCTGGGCATGAACGCGCACATTCGGGGTGACACGCAGCACCCGGCAGTCGCCGGGGAAGCGTTGAAAACCGATTGGGTGATGGACCAGATCCTCAAGCGCACCTGA
- a CDS encoding GntR family transcriptional regulator, which yields MTDNVLSLSSIPLHTQLRDILRARILDGEYPQDSQMPSESELGSLFKVSRITVRQALGDLQKEGLIFKIHGKGTFVAKPKTFQNVSTLQGLAESMTGRGYEVINRLRSFKFIAADKLVAERLEVAEGEIVAQIKRVRLINREPISLEITYLPRALGERLEKADLVTRDIFLILENDCGLALGHADLAIDAVLADSDLTRALNVEPGSPIMRIERLTHDANGRPVDFEHLYYRGDAFQYRLRIDRQKGAQA from the coding sequence ATGACTGATAACGTTCTATCCCTGAGCAGCATCCCGTTGCACACCCAACTGCGGGACATATTGCGCGCTCGCATCCTCGACGGTGAATACCCGCAAGACAGCCAGATGCCTTCCGAAAGCGAGCTCGGCTCGTTGTTCAAAGTCAGCCGCATCACCGTGCGCCAGGCCCTGGGGGATCTGCAAAAGGAAGGGCTGATCTTCAAGATCCACGGCAAAGGCACCTTCGTCGCCAAACCGAAAACCTTCCAGAACGTCAGCACCCTGCAAGGCCTGGCCGAATCCATGACCGGTCGCGGCTATGAGGTGATCAACCGCCTGCGCAGCTTCAAATTCATCGCCGCCGACAAACTCGTCGCCGAGCGTTTAGAGGTGGCCGAAGGTGAAATCGTGGCGCAGATCAAACGGGTTCGTTTGATCAACCGCGAACCGATTTCGCTGGAAATCACCTACCTGCCCAGAGCCCTCGGTGAACGCCTGGAGAAGGCTGATCTGGTCACCCGCGACATTTTCCTGATCCTCGAAAACGACTGCGGCCTGGCCCTCGGACACGCCGACCTGGCCATTGATGCCGTCTTGGCCGACAGCGATCTGACCCGTGCACTGAACGTCGAACCGGGCTCGCCCATCATGCGCATCGAACGACTGACCCACGATGCAAACGGTCGGCCGGTGGACTTCGAACACCTTTACTACCGCGGCGATGCCTTCCAGTACCGCTTGCGAATCGACCGGCAAAAAGGGGCACAGGCATGA
- a CDS encoding fumarate reductase/succinate dehydrogenase flavoprotein subunit produces the protein MTRSSTTRSTLEQEYDIVVIGGGTAGPMAAIKAKERNRDLRVLLIDKANVKRSGAISMGMDGLNNAIVPGHSTPEQYTKEITIANDGIVNQAAVYAYATHSFETIEQLDRWGVKFEKDETGDYAVKKVHHMGAYVLPMPEGHDIKKVLYRQLKRARVSITNRLVCTRLLTDEEGAVNGVMGFDCRTADFHVIKAKAVILCCGAAGRLGLPASGYLMGTYENPTNAGDGYAMAYHAGAELANLECFQINPLIKDYNGPACAYVTGPLGGYTANNKGERFIECDYWSGQMMWEFHQELESGNGPVFLKLDHLAEETIQNIEEILHSNERPSRGQFHANRGTDYRTQMVEMHISEIGFCSGHSASGVWVNERAETSVKGLYSAGDMAAVPHNYMLGAFTYGWFAGTNAADFVAGREFSAVDAQQIETEKQRVYAPLDREHGLPPAQVEYKLRRFVNDYLQPPKVTKKMQIGLQRFSDIQRDLDQIKAHNAHELMRAMEVSMIRDCAEMAARASLFRAESRWGLYHYRVDHPQRNDSDWFCHCHLKKDENGLMSSFKKAVEPYIIALDVDEMQAYDRLRVGAFAA, from the coding sequence ATGACGCGCAGCTCTACAACCAGAAGCACCCTCGAACAGGAATACGACATCGTCGTGATTGGCGGCGGCACCGCAGGACCGATGGCGGCGATCAAGGCCAAGGAGCGCAACCGCGATCTGCGCGTGTTGTTGATCGACAAGGCCAACGTCAAACGCAGCGGCGCGATCAGCATGGGCATGGACGGCCTGAATAACGCGATCGTTCCCGGCCACTCGACGCCGGAGCAGTACACCAAGGAAATCACCATCGCCAATGACGGCATCGTCAATCAGGCGGCGGTGTACGCCTATGCCACACACAGTTTTGAAACCATCGAGCAGCTAGACCGCTGGGGCGTGAAGTTCGAAAAGGACGAAACCGGCGACTACGCGGTGAAAAAAGTCCACCACATGGGCGCCTACGTGCTGCCGATGCCGGAAGGGCATGACATCAAAAAGGTTTTGTATCGCCAGTTGAAACGCGCACGGGTGAGCATCACCAATCGCCTGGTCTGCACCCGATTGCTGACGGATGAAGAGGGCGCGGTCAACGGCGTGATGGGGTTCGACTGCCGCACCGCCGACTTCCATGTGATCAAGGCCAAAGCGGTGATCCTGTGCTGCGGCGCCGCCGGACGTCTGGGTTTGCCGGCCTCGGGCTACCTGATGGGCACCTACGAAAACCCGACCAATGCCGGCGACGGTTACGCCATGGCGTATCACGCCGGGGCCGAACTGGCGAACCTGGAATGCTTCCAGATCAACCCGCTGATCAAGGATTACAACGGCCCTGCCTGCGCGTACGTCACCGGTCCGTTGGGCGGCTACACCGCGAATAACAAGGGCGAGCGCTTCATCGAGTGCGACTACTGGAGCGGCCAGATGATGTGGGAATTCCACCAGGAACTCGAAAGCGGCAACGGCCCGGTGTTCCTCAAACTCGATCACCTGGCCGAGGAAACCATCCAGAACATCGAAGAGATCCTGCACAGCAACGAACGCCCGAGTCGCGGCCAGTTCCATGCCAATCGTGGCACTGACTACCGCACGCAGATGGTCGAGATGCACATCTCAGAGATCGGTTTTTGCAGCGGGCATTCGGCGTCGGGCGTGTGGGTCAACGAACGGGCGGAGACTTCGGTGAAGGGGTTGTACTCGGCGGGTGACATGGCGGCAGTGCCGCACAACTACATGCTCGGTGCGTTCACTTACGGTTGGTTTGCCGGCACCAACGCGGCGGATTTCGTCGCCGGGCGCGAGTTCTCAGCCGTCGATGCCCAACAAATCGAGACGGAGAAACAAAGGGTTTACGCACCGCTGGACCGCGAACACGGTCTGCCACCTGCGCAAGTCGAGTACAAGCTGCGGCGCTTTGTGAACGACTACCTGCAACCGCCGAAAGTGACCAAGAAAATGCAGATCGGCCTGCAACGCTTCAGTGATATCCAGCGCGATCTCGATCAGATCAAAGCCCACAACGCCCACGAACTGATGCGCGCCATGGAAGTCAGCATGATCCGCGATTGCGCCGAAATGGCCGCAAGGGCCTCGCTGTTCCGCGCTGAAAGCCGCTGGGGGCTTTACCACTATCGCGTCGATCACCCGCAACGCAACGACAGCGACTGGTTCTGCCATTGCCACCTGAAAAAGGATGAAAACGGCTTGATGAGCAGTTTCAAGAAAGCCGTCGAACCTTACATCATCGCGCTTGACGTCGATGAAATGCAGGCCTACGACCGGCTGCGCGTGGGCGCCTTTGCGGCCTGA
- a CDS encoding ferredoxin family protein: protein MAYQPQEIFFRSNAPVTVDEDLCIAHKGCTVCVDVCPMDLLAINPATQKAYMAFDECWYCMPCEKDCPTGAVKVEIPYLLR from the coding sequence ATGGCCTATCAACCCCAGGAAATCTTCTTCCGCTCCAACGCGCCCGTCACGGTCGATGAGGATCTTTGCATCGCCCACAAAGGCTGCACCGTGTGCGTCGACGTCTGCCCGATGGACCTGCTGGCGATCAACCCGGCCACGCAAAAAGCCTACATGGCCTTCGACGAATGCTGGTACTGCATGCCGTGCGAAAAGGACTGTCCGACTGGCGCTGTGAAAGTTGAAATTCCTTACCTGTTGCGCTGA
- a CDS encoding ABC transporter substrate-binding protein, with protein MIRGETLMLRAALAGLVLASFTLSASAETIRIAIGTQDTTINCAAGGLLIRELGLLDKYLPHDGQYKDAKYEVEWKNFTSGAPLTNEMVAGKLDFGAMADFPGSFNGVAFETAGKHSLFISVLSGSIKGSGNGIVVPSASGVQSLAELKGKTISVPFASTAHGMLLRAVAAQGWDPLKDVNIIAQPPEVAGSALQAGKIDAHADFVPFAELFPSRGFARKIYDGAQANAPTFHGALVDQAYAKKYPEIVVAYLRASIEANQLLAAEPEKYSELIAQVTGVDAEVNYLFHGPLGVQTRDLSWKPEYRQAVGTAIDTLKLLKKADRGLDLNTFIDDQYIRAAFKASNLDYTAQLANYAQTPLKAVDAANGKAITDVSHVAEIWVRGEPKVRQYASAQAAFNALASLKQEGKNIRAVYAQASDSGIKLLADQAWFASDAQGQLSAFLLKGQAQQFATAQGGKVLDFSEATTQAVAAR; from the coding sequence ATGATTCGAGGGGAAACACTTATGTTGCGTGCAGCTTTAGCCGGTCTGGTACTGGCCTCATTCACCCTGTCGGCCTCCGCCGAAACCATCCGCATTGCCATTGGCACCCAGGACACCACGATCAATTGCGCTGCTGGCGGACTGTTGATTCGTGAACTCGGGCTGCTCGACAAATACCTGCCCCACGACGGCCAGTACAAAGACGCGAAATACGAGGTCGAGTGGAAGAACTTCACCAGTGGCGCACCGCTGACTAACGAGATGGTCGCCGGAAAACTCGACTTCGGCGCCATGGCCGATTTCCCTGGCTCGTTCAACGGCGTGGCGTTCGAAACCGCCGGCAAGCACAGCCTGTTTATCAGCGTGCTCTCGGGCAGCATCAAGGGCAGCGGCAACGGCATCGTGGTGCCGAGCGCCTCGGGCGTGCAGTCGTTGGCGGAGTTGAAGGGCAAGACCATCTCGGTTCCGTTCGCCTCGACGGCCCATGGCATGTTGCTGCGCGCGGTGGCCGCTCAGGGTTGGGACCCGCTCAAAGACGTGAACATCATCGCCCAGCCGCCAGAAGTCGCAGGCTCGGCGTTGCAGGCCGGGAAGATCGACGCACATGCGGACTTCGTGCCGTTCGCCGAACTGTTCCCGAGCCGTGGTTTCGCCCGCAAGATTTACGACGGTGCCCAGGCCAATGCACCGACGTTCCATGGCGCGCTGGTGGATCAGGCGTATGCCAAAAAATACCCGGAAATTGTCGTCGCTTATCTGCGGGCGAGCATCGAGGCCAATCAGTTGCTCGCCGCTGAGCCGGAGAAGTACAGCGAGTTGATCGCCCAAGTCACCGGGGTCGATGCCGAGGTCAATTACCTGTTCCACGGGCCGTTGGGCGTGCAGACCCGCGACCTGAGCTGGAAGCCGGAATACCGTCAGGCGGTCGGCACTGCTATCGACACCCTCAAGCTGTTGAAGAAGGCGGATCGCGGTCTCGATCTAAACACCTTTATCGACGATCAATACATCCGCGCCGCGTTCAAGGCGTCGAACCTCGACTACACCGCGCAACTGGCCAACTACGCGCAGACACCTCTGAAAGCCGTGGATGCAGCGAACGGGAAGGCGATCACTGACGTCAGCCATGTGGCGGAAATCTGGGTGCGCGGCGAGCCGAAAGTCCGCCAGTACGCCTCGGCGCAAGCGGCATTCAACGCCTTGGCCAGCCTCAAGCAGGAAGGCAAAAACATCCGGGCGGTGTATGCCCAGGCAAGCGACAGCGGGATCAAGTTGCTGGCGGATCAGGCGTGGTTTGCCAGTGATGCGCAAGGGCAGCTCAGCGCCTTCCTGCTCAAAGGCCAGGCCCAGCAGTTCGCCACGGCCCAGGGCGGCAAAGTCCTCGACTTCAGCGAAGCCACCACCCAGGCCGTTGCCGCACGCTAA
- a CDS encoding ABC transporter permease, translating into MYGSYLRWLPRAISLLVCLLFWQLAASGHWNLGLVTFANVPTPLAVINAALSLGDSGKFAQHLSSSLSRVFAGYLAALIVGIALGLAIGRSKWAEDVLLPPLEVLRPIPAVAWIPLAILMFPSSELSMVFITFTGALFPILLNTVHGVEGVDPRLIASARSLGAGRRAILLEVILPGAAPSIITGLAIGMGTSWFCLVTAEMISGQYGIGYYTWESYTIQNYADIVVGMLLIGVLGMGSSLLIKRLGGLFTPWHRPRGKA; encoded by the coding sequence GTGTACGGATCCTATTTACGCTGGCTCCCCAGGGCCATTTCACTGTTGGTGTGCCTGCTGTTCTGGCAACTCGCCGCCAGTGGCCACTGGAACCTTGGCCTGGTCACCTTCGCCAATGTGCCAACACCCTTGGCAGTCATTAACGCTGCCTTGAGCCTCGGCGACTCCGGCAAATTCGCCCAACATCTGAGCAGCAGCCTCAGCCGGGTCTTCGCCGGTTACCTCGCCGCGCTGATCGTCGGCATCGCCCTGGGCCTGGCCATCGGCCGCTCGAAATGGGCCGAAGATGTGCTGCTGCCACCCTTGGAGGTCCTGCGCCCGATTCCCGCCGTTGCCTGGATTCCATTGGCGATCCTGATGTTCCCGTCCTCGGAACTGTCGATGGTCTTCATCACCTTCACCGGGGCGTTGTTTCCGATTCTGCTCAACACCGTGCATGGCGTCGAAGGCGTCGACCCACGCCTGATCGCCTCGGCCCGAAGCCTGGGGGCAGGGCGGCGGGCGATCCTGCTGGAAGTAATCCTGCCCGGCGCCGCGCCAAGCATCATCACAGGCCTGGCCATCGGCATGGGCACTTCATGGTTTTGCCTGGTCACCGCCGAAATGATCTCCGGCCAATACGGCATCGGCTATTACACCTGGGAGTCGTACACCATCCAGAACTATGCCGACATCGTGGTCGGGATGTTGCTGATCGGTGTGTTGGGGATGGGCAGCAGCCTGCTGATCAAACGCCTCGGCGGGCTGTTCACGCCTTGGCACCGACCACGAGGAAAAGCCTGA